In Tenebrio molitor chromosome 1, icTenMoli1.1, whole genome shotgun sequence, the sequence tagatttcattttgttgcatgctgtttctttaagaagggcccatttgttaattttaagtgttatctttctcccgggaggttctTTTTTTAGCAATCTGGTAATTTCTAAAATAcggagccgtcgtccgaaccgcgtgcgtccattttgtttttgttcttcactaacattttctaacggcactcgacccgccattttcttttgtttaacattaccagcgattattgtattcgcgatttatgttgtttactgccatttgtgccatttaaagtggttctattttatcgttatttaacttcacgttttgttctcttttatttcctcattgtttaatgttgcggtttgtttttgcttatgttatccttgtttaatgttgcgttttgttttgtgtatttgatcattgtttaatgttgcgctttgttgtgttgaattttcgcatcgtttaatgttacgcgtTGTTCGATAGAATTAAACCCGGGTTATTCCTTCGTGctgttgctagatttcggaaaagttaaagtaaaatgttgtaagtgcgcccctgtgggagctaggtgacaatcaggaagtcgtggggttgtttagtaaatttctgtggaagctacggttatttagAGCCGTTAGCGGGGACGGACCTTAGTCTTTGCGGGAGCGGCGtcgggatgttttcgtgaagcttccgtcgacGGTTATAGAGACTTTGGGGTTTTGtccggaaacggttggttggggacggcggacctaggtctttgcggctgcggtctaggaatgctactcgtacgaccccgaaacgctctgtcactcttgctgggtcggtgaaatagtctgacgttcattaataccccaaatatctataaacgtcgcttgatttcaagatgattcagattattcttctgagtcccctcgcagccgaaagtttgttacctccagctctaagctcccgaaggcgtaccttgaccgcgtagttcctagttaaacattgtttttgtaattaatcgaattgtaaaatatgagtaatacctgggatacggtttttgaagagggtttttcatccgtccctgtctgtaataactgccttataatttgtttacttgttttgcaagctttaaactgtcattttgtctgtcatgtgcacgtttttctgttattttaaatattgttgcattcatcttgtcgtttatctttgtgatgtacccaactagttaatttcttgtacttcgttaaacttaatttctgtcctttgtattcgtttcaatttctttttcatcaaagttattacagacatttataataaaaggtattttgcgtccctcacatgtgtgttttatttgcggcactcttccaactggaaccctcaccgtttgcattccgaaccttttccgccaaaagaaaatcacaacgtagggctcctccgattcgatgacgatcacgaccacatttgttaccgttcgcgcaggttcaaatatttggcggaaaaagtaatgtattcaaatcattacaaggtgacaagtggtcttgatttttatggctcaaaaattattttcctctcattTATCCGCACCCCACCTACTGACTACGATACATATCACCTTTTGAAGCCAGTGAGAGAAGTAAAggtcattttccaaaaacctgcttcgttacttttgaTCAACCACTGTTATTTAAGGCCAGAGATATTGTTGAGGGTGGCCAACATTCTGAGTTAAGCTGCGTGGTTGTGAGTCTTGGAGAGTTCAATCTCCTCATGTCATTCATGGGTTGTATCGGTGCAATAATGGCAGGGAGTTGCTTGAAGGCGCTATTTATGACTATTTATACATATCACAGGCCTGGACAAGATGCTGAATGGTCATGCCTATTCACGAGCTGTACGAGCACACATTTTGACTAATCGGATATTGGCTGGCATTATTTTGGATGAGGTAGACTTGACCGAAACTGAGAATAAGCTACGTGAGAGTGAGAGGTCTCTCATCTtgtttgtaaaggaaaataggacttACCAAAGCCTAAGAGCCAAATTCAAAACTGCATTGCATAATTTGGAAGGTAATCAAAGCTGTGGGACCAATATTTTCACCCGTAAAAATATTCATCCAGGCAGAGTGTCAGGGTGATTAAGAACCTTCACCTGTATACTATCGATAAAATGCTACCTTGTTTTCATTCAGTTGGTCACTATTTCTTCACAAAGAGTGCCCACTTATATTTTCAAGATATGATGGCTCTAGAACAGCGGATGGATCCAACTGAGTTTAAGATATTcatagaacaaaattttacaatccgCCGATCCGATAAATTTTGGCCCGGCCTATGGTCAGATTTGATTGCTGATGTGGTGTTTGAAAAGCTACGGTGGATTGGCACATGTGCGTGGAATCTCCAACAGTGAGCTAGCACAGTGGACCGTAAAAATGGGGTTCATGATAAACATACTTGTATATGCCAGGACATGTACCCGCCGGAGCTTAAATTAAAGCGCGCCAATGAATGGgaggaaaataattcttgaTCGATCAAAATCAAGACCACTTGTCACCTGCTCCATGAACCCGTTCCAAACGAGAATACTTGGGGTGTTCgatgattttccatacaatcagaACCAGAACAAGTCTGGCGCTGAGGGCAGTATTTATTCTCCACCGACTTCACAAACTCTCTTCAAGTTGTTAACTACACAtactaaattacgttaaaataacttatttgaacggtttaggccctatacgtgatgtttgatgcgctgaaaacttgttttcatttatttttcccaaattccatctttcgaggttttcggttatatgccacttttTAGAGAAGCATTGGACCTACAGCTGCCCATCAGATATCaatttaaagctaaataaatacactTCAAGTTCATTTCCCATGACTTTTCTCATGGggcgagtatttttgacgatatttaataaaataagagacgtaaacaaaaaaaattcacttcttggaaaaaatattcaatttttgaagagctcTATCTTCGAAACTGCTGCATGCACAAAGTTCGCTTGGACCTCAAACTGTAGcgaatttaatctagtttaaaaaaggtaaCTTAAACTTTTTCTGTGAGACGCATACCTTAGgagatattgagcaaaaactgaaaattgtgCAAACATTTTGCTGTTCTTTGGCTAGGTACCACGCAGCgcgcacaagtctttcgaagttgcaaatttggtgtTTTACTCTTGACTGAGATCCAAACAACatcaacatattaaaaaatcagaactacatgaccttttgcaaggtcggacccttttttatgtttatattgactggactaggGAGGTGTGTATTCATTTTCATTCATACATTCCCAACTTCATCTGCTGTCATTCCTCATTCTGTCAATGAAATTACTTTTTACCAGAGACAACAAGTTGTCTCTGCTAATAcgtaaaataacaataatgtaTTGTAGTCACGTACAAATTGTAAATATGGAATAAATGGGAATTGAATAATGGGAATAAAATCAATAAGCTACCAATTAGATTAAGGTGAAAAGTAGTGATGTAGAGAGAGTTTAGGTTAATTTTCTTGGTAAATTACCAACTTgttaaaaacagtaaaaaaatggTTGAATTTTTCAAGTGTATGACAATATTTTGCGGTAAGTTAATAAAAGTTGTGTATGTCCATTGTggttattaaataaatgtttatagTGTTAATTGTTTCTTGCTCGAGTTCAAGAGTTTTAGAGTTAAGCGataaattttctgaaatttaTAAAGAAGGTGGCTTTTGGTTAGTTAAGTTTTATGCACCATGGTGTGGGCATTGCAAACGTTTAGAACCAATTTGGGCCCAAGTGGCTCAAGCATTATATAAAACTAACATAAGAGTAGGGCGTGTTGATTGTACAAGATTTCCTACATTAGCGACAGAATTTTCTGTGAATGGCTTCCCCaccataaaatttataaagccAGGTGAAGATTTCACATTTCATGGTGACAGAACTAAAGACGACATTGTTAATTTTGCAATCAGAATGGCTGGTCCTCCAGTGCAAGAAGTGACACGTTCTGAAAGcttgacaaatttaaaacaaatgaaccagttattttttatgtatgttggtgatcaagaaggaccaCTGTGGGATGCTTTTTATAGTGTTGCTAGCAAACTGCAACCTCATGGGTTTTTTTACACAGCTAATAAAGAAATAGCTAAACAACATGTTGATATTGATGAGTTACCAGCTGTGTTTGTTTATAAAGAaagtttacattatttttacacaagtAGGTAATATAAGAATTTAAAACTGACTTAATATAATAATGCTTGCTTTCTAGTTGAGTCTGGTGCAAATGACATAAATGAATTGGAAgaaattgaatatttaaattcaTCAATGTACAAGTGGATTAATGAAGAAAGATTTGAAACTTTCCCAAAAGTAACTCGAGGAAACATCAATGAAATTCTGCAAACTAAAAAGTACATTGTACTAGTAGttgttgaagaaaataaattacaacagTTAAACCAAGAAATGTTAGAATTCAGAGATTTGGTAGAATCACTCATCAGAAAGAAAAGGGATAAGtatcacaaatattttcaatttggttggaTTGGCAATCCAGAATTGGCTAATAGCATAGCAATGCAGATTTTACCATTGCCACATTTACTAGTCttaaattcaacaacaaatcaTCATCACATTCCAGAAGATGACCCATCTCAATTGACAGCAGATGCAATTGATATATTTCTTGAAAGAATATATAATCAAAGTGTCCCAGTAagtattattaatattaaataaaaataaatttaccaGTAATTATCAAAGGCTTATGGTGGAAATAGTTTAGCAGTTCGCTTGTACAGAACATACTTTGAAGCAAGAACTTCGCTTGCAGAAATGTGGAGAGGAAATCCTGTTTTAACAACAGTACTTTTTGGTTTACCTCttggtttcttaacattaaTATTGTACTCAATTTGTTGTTCAGACATTTTAGATGCAGATGAAGATGAAGAAGAGGGtaagtaattattataatttacagAATGTTATTGACTAaccgatttaaaaattgtagaacTGCTGCACGAGAAGAGGGAGTAATTAACCTAAAAATAATCTAGTCCTAAATGTTAAATATAATTACCATTGTGATTTTTGTtatgaaataagttattttattgctttatgtatgtaattattaatcaatttttatgtctagtttaagaaataaatgaaaattttatgtaataagTGTTTCTATAAAAGCTTAAAAGTCTTCATCAGAATCCAAGGCTGCTCTCCTCCTATCAAATTTAACAGATGGTTTATGTTGTTGAGTTTGGgcatttacattttcaagTAGTGTAATGAGTTCTGTTTCTCCAATTTTCGTACAAATTTGTCCAGTTTGTGCCATTCTTATCAACATGTT encodes:
- the Tmx3 gene encoding protein disulfide-isomerase TMX3, whose protein sequence is MVEFFKCMTIFCVLIVSCSSSRVLELSDKFSEIYKEGGFWLVKFYAPWCGHCKRLEPIWAQVAQALYKTNIRVGRVDCTRFPTLATEFSVNGFPTIKFIKPGEDFTFHGDRTKDDIVNFAIRMAGPPVQEVTRSESLTNLKQMNQLFFMYVGDQEGPLWDAFYSVASKLQPHGFFYTANKEIAKQHVDIDELPAVFVYKESLHYFYTIESGANDINELEEIEYLNSSMYKWINEERFETFPKVTRGNINEILQTKKYIVLVVVEENKLQQLNQEMLEFRDLVESLIRKKRDKYHKYFQFGWIGNPELANSIAMQILPLPHLLVLNSTTNHHHIPEDDPSQLTADAIDIFLERIYNQSVPAYGGNSLAVRLYRTYFEARTSLAEMWRGNPVLTTVLFGLPLGFLTLILYSICCSDILDADEDEEEELLHEKRE